In one window of Bacteriovorax sp. BAL6_X DNA:
- a CDS encoding spore coat protein U domain-containing protein has translation MTLLKVILIMFFVSSVLAAKCNLNVSVNNFVGTISSTVQAVSHPITISRSKNPNQCKTIRAFFSTGQAGNYNRKASTSNNWIPYNLYSDSNMVTVLKDIGDATQAGEFSTINLPSSNYSYQSNFYIKQVDLDTVFSSGSGYFGDNLQISFYSVKNNGQLDYETTAYFYLQLVVPRYAELSLVPLGSPHDPNSTQYVMNFGNLTSQDVKSASLNVKGNVGFGVYMTSQNGSKLKNSSSSVPYQIKVGPNNYRSLSNAGQETYIFQRNNGTSINAESYPIYVKLGNVPANAPTGDYEDVITVTVKAW, from the coding sequence ATGACATTATTGAAAGTAATATTAATTATGTTTTTTGTCTCATCGGTTTTAGCGGCAAAATGTAATTTAAACGTCAGTGTTAATAACTTTGTTGGAACAATTTCCTCAACTGTCCAAGCTGTTTCTCATCCTATAACTATATCTCGCTCTAAAAACCCTAATCAATGTAAAACCATAAGAGCATTTTTTAGTACTGGGCAAGCTGGAAACTATAATCGCAAAGCTTCAACATCGAATAACTGGATTCCTTATAATCTGTATAGTGATAGTAATATGGTTACAGTTCTTAAGGATATAGGAGATGCAACTCAAGCAGGCGAGTTTAGTACAATAAACTTACCATCATCAAATTATTCATATCAATCAAATTTCTATATAAAGCAGGTCGATCTCGATACTGTATTCTCTAGTGGTTCTGGTTATTTTGGTGATAATCTTCAGATTAGCTTCTATAGTGTAAAGAACAACGGCCAGCTCGATTATGAGACAACTGCATATTTTTATCTACAATTAGTAGTGCCAAGATATGCTGAGCTAAGTTTAGTTCCTTTAGGTTCTCCTCATGATCCAAACTCAACTCAGTATGTAATGAATTTTGGTAATTTAACAAGTCAAGATGTTAAGAGTGCATCTTTAAATGTAAAAGGTAATGTTGGCTTTGGCGTTTATATGACTTCGCAAAATGGGTCTAAGTTGAAGAACTCAAGTAGTAGTGTGCCTTATCAAATTAAAGTAGGTCCAAATAATTATAGATCTCTTTCAAATGCTGGCCAAGAAACATATATATTTCAACGTAATAATGGGACTTCCATCAATGCTGAGAGCTATCCTATCTATGTGAAATTGGGAAATGTCCCTGCAAATGCACCGACTGGTGATTATGAAGACGTGATTACAGTAACAGTTAAAGCCTGGTGA